The genomic window aactGATGGAGAGCTCAGACAAAAGCTGATGTGAAGTGAGATGGAGtgtagttttaaaatatttaaggACTGACCAGAAGACAGCAAATAGCAGCAAGAGCAGAACTGAATTCTGCACAAGCTGTGAGGTTTGTCAATGAAAAATCTAGCAAGCTCAAGACTGATTCTCAAAAGTCAATAATGATACATGCAGTTTGTGATTTTAGAGTTGCTGCTGAAGTCAGAAGCGAAACTCAAACTGAATTtactgaacaaactgaaacacattggCTGCCACagaaagtacattttaaatgaatctaaacaaattaaatatttttttttataactgcATTTGTTAAATCTTGAGTATGTCTGTTTAAGATTTAAACAATGTAAAATTGCCAATGTAAACCAGCACTTTTTATGTCCACAGCCTCATTTAAccttgataaaataaataacaatggATGACATATTAACAGGTCCTTGCATTATTTCTAGAAAGGCGTCCAGTTCCAGTCGACTTGTAACCTGTGCCGAGAGAGCCACAAAACTCAGGTGTGGCTTTGTTTCTTAGTTCTGAGGTAGGCATACAGTGTGTGACTTGTCTGAAGTTAAGCACTGATTATCATACttgaaaatgacagaggagatgTTTCTATAATCCACAATGTAGCTGTAAGAAACACATgctatgtttacatgcacaaaatATTCTGGGTTTTgcccaaacaaacacaatattcCTAATTTGAAACATCCAAACTGAATATGTTCTTTACATGGCTTATGTCATGCATGTAAATGTACTGACAGTGAAGTCtgatattctacatttttcatTAGAGAAAATGTTGGGacattaacaataaaacatctaCAGGTCAGCTGCATTTTTAGACAACATGCCAGTTGCATAGACTGTTGAGAATAGTAGAGTATCCATCTGCGAGTTTCAACTTGTAGCATACATTTTTTAGACACTGATATTTTTGACTTTAAGTAAAGCTGATAACTGTTGCAGTCAATGTAGAGGCAACCCAGAACATCAAAACAATGTCCACATTCTCATAATCTATATGTATTGTAATTATTGTCTCTTCATTCTCTTAAAGCTTCTTGAGTATTCCCACGTGTGCTGCATCTGGAAATAATGTACAACCTTTAAAGAGGTGCTTCGAGATGCTGAAACACACCATTCAGGTGAGAGAAGGTAtcaaataaaattacattttggttATGTGTATTTTACAACTCATGATAAAAGTTTATATTGTTGGAACCATCATATTTTTATGTTCACTGATTCTTTGTTGACACTTTACTGTTGTGTATCCTTTTCACATATGTAGTGGATAttttatatagttatatagtaattcactgtttttactttttcagaAATCTGACGCTATGCTGTATGCTCCGTCAATTGATGACATTCCTGTAAGTTGTAAAAGTACAtgttaaaatttcagtttggacTTCAGTTAGGGAAAAAAACTTAAGCATAagagttcattcttgaccttagAAATACTGATCCCAACTCAAGTTTCACTCACTAGATCTCTCAGATTTTTTCAGTTGTATGAAATCTTTTCATCATTGCATGGGTTTGCTGATTTGAAGATACTATGAAACCACTAAGAACACAATTCACATGACATGACACAGCAAAAAAGACATGGGAATTCTTACTTATACTAATTAATGACATAAATCTGCAACTGTATGTGTTCATACTGAGGCACCTCTTTCTCTTACAGGAGAACTGTACCAGTATGGCGCTCAAATGTTACATGTTGGAGTTTCAAATGGTCCTCGATGAAGAGGAAGTTAATGACGCTAAAGCAACTTGCATCTTTGCGTACAATAAAATACCACGTCCTGACACTGTAAGTCCTGTTTACAAAATCATCCTTGGACAGTACATATAAGAAAATGCTACTTTCTAAACTACCTGTCATTCTTAACCACAAGAGCTACTATTAATAAAATCTCCTACGTCTATGCAAATGTTTTCTGAAAAAATGGCTCGTCATCCTTTTTTAATGGTTATTAATGTCCTGAAAAGTCGATACTGACATAAAAAATTTTCGACCATCAATACAACATACTATATTATACAAAGTGTCAGTGTCATATTAgcttttaatttgcattttcactttttaaaattaatttgtgtCTCTCTTGATTTTAGGTTGGCTGTCCGCCGTGCGAAAAATACTCActcaaaaatattacaatattccTGGACAGACTAAACACCCTTTTGGAAAAAATGAATGCACAagggaaaatgtaaaatgatgtgAATACTACTGTAACCTATAAATATGCCTTTGTATATATCTGTAAAGAAttgtggctgtttttatttttttaatataatattgTGACTATGTCAACCTGTAACCATGCTGTCctttctgtgtgaaatgttaTGCATTGTTTTATAATACAGTCAGACCACACTAAATTTGATGTGGATGCTATGATattaaacagtttaaatgtatGGGATTATAGTACCACATCTCAGgccaatgtttgtttttaactgtacagatgaagtgtttctgtctttatatCACAATTTGCCTTTCAGTTGTAAAGTTATCTGAAATATATCAGGAAATAGCAGACAGTAGCAGCATGTATTGTCTATACAGAATATACATTGTTAAGCTCATTGCTAAACACTACTGAATGTAATAcctaatatacagtatatgctcGTGACTATCTCCAATATCTGCTCATAACAGTAAATAATATCCTATCTATATATCTTTGACTTTATTTCTTTAATCTTTATCTCATCAGACCATACTCAAGTTGTTGCTGCGTGCTCTGTTACTTTTGCTATTTTTCGTTAACAAGCCATTTCCATAACACTCATGtatgttcagacagaaaacagcccTGCGTTAAAACAATGCATGTGGTTGTGTTAATGAGGGCAGGTTGCTTTAGCATGTTGCTGGTGAGACATGACGCACTTTACAGGAAGTCAACTTTGAGTAATCAGtttataaaacttttttttacaactCCCCGTGATGTCTCCGTAGTAAGCAATAGAAATAGAGTTCATGTTACAAAGTCACCTGCCAGGAATGTTGGCTGTGTTATTCTGAATACTGCCTTAGCttgttttaaaaagatgttTACTCAGCTGGAAGAAGTTTTGAAGGATGTAGTTTGTGATGCTGTAGAACTTCATTGCATTACACAGAGGTGTTTCTGCTATTTAGCATACCCTTGTTGATGTGATGAAAAGTCAGTTACCTGTACCAGTGTCTCATAGAGGAGGTCGGCAAAGAAGTCGTCCTTCCTGAAGCCAAGAGACAAGGCCGGATATCTTGATCCTACAAATCAGCTAAAAGGTACAAGATGCAATAATAAGCATTACAtgtggagaaaacagaaaaaaatgtacattctGCTCATTGTGTGGAGAGTACGCTACTTGTAGTTGAGAAATTCAGCCACAGTCAGCCTGGATGCATACCAGCGCGCTCCTAGAAATTTCAAAACCACCCTTGCAGCATAGTTGTGTGTTTGCTATGTATCAAACATTACTAGTTTCTCCAGAACACAGCCAAATACACATACTTCCGTGTTGTGCTAACACCTGCACCGAAGCTCTGCCAAAAGAGGAGTCTAAGGTCTGAGGTGAGGGGCAGATTGAAAGCAGAGGAATGATTTGAGAAGTCTGGATGTTTTGGGATGTTCTGGCAGTTTTTTTTGGGCCATGACTCATGACTGGTTTGTCATTGGAATCCAAAATTACTGGAACTAATTTAAACTGATCCAGCCCGGGTCCTCCATGAAGAGGCAAGCTACAAACTCCTCATAGTCACCTTTTAACACCACAGGAGGTACGCATTTGATAATCAAAATATAGATTTTGGGAGCATCCATGTAAGTATAATGTTTGAGGCTTAAGGGTTTTAATTCATTataaatgaaaagtttgttttaattttattcagaCAAAAGAGTGCTTTGTGAATCTTTGTCTGCTTTACTTGAATCTTAAAGGACCAATTTTACCCTCAACATAAtagaagttttatttttaatactgaCTATAGTTTAAATTATGACTCATTCGTTCTAGTAGTTTACTTACCTGTTCAGTTACATGCACACCTGTGAAACTGACCAACAGTATGCGAATTACACATACATCATTATACAATCACAAATATCCACATCAAATCATtcctttatttaattttaaatagacaactgtaaatgtcaaatgtataacaaaacaaatacatgcgTGACAGTCTAAGGTATCAACCCTTAgaatataaaatcattttaaaatacaaaaataaataatggaatTTCTTTTAAAGCATAC from Lates calcarifer isolate ASB-BC8 linkage group LG5, TLL_Latcal_v3, whole genome shotgun sequence includes these protein-coding regions:
- the LOC108893105 gene encoding interleukin-15 isoform X3; this encodes MPRRPASGVQFQSTCNLCRESHKTQVWLCFLVLSFLSIPTCAASGNNVQPLKRCFEMLKHTIQKSDAMLYAPSIDDIPENCTSMALKCYMLEFQMVLDEEEVNDAKATCIFAYNKIPRPDTVGCPPCEKYSLKNITIFLDRLNTLLEKMNAQGKM
- the LOC108893105 gene encoding uncharacterized protein LOC108893105 isoform X2, with protein sequence MMTALPVIFVQLTCLGDQRVASSSSRLVTCAERATKLSFLSIPTCAASGNNVQPLKRCFEMLKHTIQKSDAMLYAPSIDDIPENCTSMALKCYMLEFQMVLDEEEVNDAKATCIFAYNKIPRPDTVGCPPCEKYSLKNITIFLDRLNTLLEKMNAQGKM
- the LOC108893105 gene encoding interleukin-15 isoform X1, which gives rise to MMTALPVIFVQLTCLGDQRVKGVQFQSTCNLCRESHKTQVWLCFLVLSFLSIPTCAASGNNVQPLKRCFEMLKHTIQKSDAMLYAPSIDDIPENCTSMALKCYMLEFQMVLDEEEVNDAKATCIFAYNKIPRPDTVGCPPCEKYSLKNITIFLDRLNTLLEKMNAQGKM